The Vicia villosa cultivar HV-30 ecotype Madison, WI linkage group LG1, Vvil1.0, whole genome shotgun sequence genome includes a region encoding these proteins:
- the LOC131602757 gene encoding large ribosomal subunit protein eL14, whose protein sequence is MPFKRFVEIGRVALINYGKDYGRLVVIVDVIDQTRALVDAPDMERSPINFKRLSLTDLKIDIKRVPKKKDLVKALEAADVQNKWAKSSWGRKLIVKKTRAALNDFDRFKIMLAKIKRAAGVRQELAKLKKTAA, encoded by the exons ATG CCTTTCAAGAGGTTCGTCGAGATTGGGAGGGTTGCTCTGATCAACTACGGAAAAGACTACGGTAGACTCGTTGTCATCGTTGATGTCATCGACCAGACCAGA GCTCTTGTTGATGCTCCTGATATGGAGAGGTCCCCTATAAATTTCAAGAGACTTTCACTCACTGACCTCAAGATTGATATTAAGAGGGTTCCCAAGAAGAAGGATCTCGTCAAAGCTTTGGAGGCTGCTG ATGTTCAGAACAAGTGGGCAAAGAGCTCATGGGGCAGAAAATTGATTGTGAAGAAGACTAGAGCAGCACTCAATGATTTTGATAGGTTCAAGATAATGTTGGCAAAGATCAAG AGGGCTGCTGGTGTTAGGCAAGAGCTTGCTAAGCTGAAGAAGACTGCAGCTTAG
- the LOC131602747 gene encoding nodulin-13-like: MGVFISESEYVSSVSIGILYRAIVQDANIVYPRALPQFIERAETLEGDGGPGTIKKITFVGGLGSTKQHVDVVDKENYMYSYSVYEGIALSDQPLEKICFEYKFVPSTEGGCIVKSTTKYYTKDGAEVSEDYLEGGIQRSDGFNKAIEGFLLANPGYNKDSN, translated from the exons ATGGGTGTTTTCATTTCAGAAAGTGAGTATGTTTCTTCAGTCTCCATTGGAATACTATACAGAGCCATTGTGCAAGATGCAAACATCGTCTACCCGAGAGCTTTACCACAATTCATCGAGAGAGCTGAAACTCTCGAAGGAGATGGAGGGCCTGGAACCATTAAAAAGATTACTTTTGTTGGag GTCTTGGGTCTACTAAGCAGCATGTAGATGTGGTTGACAAAGAAAACTATATGTACAGTTATAGTGTATATGAAGGTATTGCTTTGTCAGATCAACCTCTAGAGAAGATATGTTTTGAATACAAGTTTGTTCCAAGCACTGAAGGAGGATGCATTGTGAAATCAACAACTAAGTATTATACTAAAGATGGTGCTGAAGTTAGTGAGGACTATTTGGAAGGTGGAATTCAGAGATCTGATGGTTTCAACAAGGCTATTGAGGGTTTCCTTTTGGCTAATCCTGGTTACAATAAAGACAGCAACTAG